CTCTTGACTCCACAATCCCAGGGCCAGACCCATCCTCCATGTCTCCCATGAGGTGTCTATTGCTCCACGAAGCATCGACCTGGAGCAGCCCAACTGTGCTGGTGGCCACTCGGTCTGGTGAGGTGGGATCGGGTGGCACCTGGACCCTGGCAGCTTCCCCTGCCCTCTCTTTGACCCCTTTATCCCCCCAGTTTGGGGCTGGGGCTGTGACAGGATGTGACagatggggtgggggtaggggccTTGGCCCATCAGCCTCGTTTGGCTCAGGAGCCACCTTTGCCCCCGCAGTGTGGACCTAAGGGTCTGTTTCAGCTACATTGCAGTCCCCAGCAGCTATAGCCCTACTGTGGGTGAGTGCGGTCCCCCCTCTGTGGCTCGCCCTTTTGGGTTTCCCAGGGAGGGGGGTCACTTCGAGGTGGTAGAAGAGCACCCTCGGAATGGGGTGAGCTGGAGCAGCTCTGCAGCTCAGCGGCTCCTCCTTTCCCAACATGCCACAGCCCTGGACTACGTGTTAGATGCGGACACAGACCGGAGGCTCCGGGGCCAGGTTCCCCGTGTGACGTTCCTGAGCCGTAACCTGGAAGAACCCAAGCACCAGGCCTCGGGCACCGTGTGGCTGAAGCACCAGCATGACCGAGTCTGTGGAGATGCCATGTTCCAGCTCCAGGTGGACACTGACCTCTTGGCTTCTGAGGGTCATTTTCATGGCTCCATCTCTTTTCCCTGATTCCTCTTAGCTGCTTTTTCCCGAGCACACTCGTGCCTCCTTCTAAGACCTAGACACGTGGGAAGCCTGTCTTCTGAGCTCACTTCCTCCTCATCTGCTGCCCTCTCCTGTCATTTCTGCactccctggaggaggaggaggtgcaaGGGGCTTCATGTCCCCTCTTCCAGCTGAATGGAGGAGGTGGCAGCTTTTATCATCACATCTGGTCCTCAAAGCCCTAAAGGTTTCCCCTGTCCCCTACCCCAGTCTTTCTCCCGCCTCCTTGCTCAGTTCTCCACCTCTCTCATTCATCTCCCTAATATTCTTTCCAAGTTTTAGAATTGGTCCTAGGTCTGGCTGGGGCACTGAGCAGGGCTGAGGCCTGGGGATTGTTCCAGTGAGGAATAGACCTTCCTCTTCCTAGGAAAATGTCAAAGACAAGCTTCGGGCCATTGTAGTGACCTTGTCCTACAGTCTCCAGACCCCTCGGCTCCGGCGACAGGCTCCTGGCCAGGGGCTGCCTCCAGTGGCCCCCATCCTCAATGCCCACCAGCCCAGCACCCAGCGGGCAGAGGTGAGCATGGGTTCTGGTttagcccaggaggaggagctgggaggGCAAAGATCATGGTCCCTCCCCAGTGACACCAATTCACAGCTCACAGAGCCCTTTCACGTATGCTACTCCAGTAATTCCTCATATCTCTAGGTGCCTAAATGACCATGTTCCTAGTCAAGGGGACAGAGCTCCTCTACTCCATGTAGTCATTCAGGAGGCTCAGGTTGATGGGATTCTGTAATCTTCAAATGCGGCCTTCAAGCTCTTGAAGTCACATTCATCCCATTCAGCTGGAAGGGAGAACATGAGGCCCCTTGCTTGCATGGTTTTTATGGCTGGCCCAGAAGTCACCGTGCCCTTGACATCTTTTCCCGTTCTAAATCCGGAACTCAGTTACATGCATGTGAGCTGGGGCAGTGTGGCCCAGCTCTTGACTTGCTGCTAGTCTCTACCATGGCATGGTAGTGCTCCCATCATTTTACTGCAGAGGAGAGGACCCAGTTCAGGATCACATGGCTAGTAAGCAGCAGATCTGAGAGTTGAGGACAGGTTGTTTAATCCTGTGATACTCTAACCCACCATATGCCATGGTGACAGGTTTGCCCCCTGCCTTGCCCCCTAGGAATGCCCCTTATCTCATGTCTCTCCCCAGATCCACTTCCTGAAGCAAGGCTGTGGTGAAGACAAGATCTGCCAGAGCAATCTGCAGCTGGTCCGCGCCCGCTTCTGTACCCGGGTCAGCGACACGgaattccaacctctgcccatgtGAGGGGGGCAGAGAGCAGGGTCGGGGTGGGAGGGCAAGAGTTCAAGGATTGAGAGAAAGCCCTCTCAGGAGGACCAGTCAGAGGGAAGGGCTGAGCCTGCAGAAAAGGCAGAAGGTGGAAAAGGACCTGCCGATGGCCTTGGAGACTGAGATGAGGGTCAGTGATGGGGCCACGGGGGCTCCCATGGCAAGGAATAGCAATCCTTCACAATACACTAATAATATGCAGTCTACATACATCTCATTGGTTAGTCTTCAAACCTCTGTGAGGTAGTAATTATATtagtctcattttatagatggagaactGAAGCCtagagaggttaagttacttgcccaaggtaaGTAATGGTGGAGCTGACATGAGAACGGAGGTCCCCTGACTCCCAGTCGTGTGTACAGAGGCCTGAGGCTTGGACGGGTGTGATGGGGACCTGGGGTGGGAAGAGAGGCTCAGGGAGTGAAGGCAGGTACTGGGGGAGCAGACTGGGAGGGGGAATGGTAGGGGGAGGTGTTCAGAACTTAGCAGGAGTGGGGTCTGACTCTCCAGGGATGTGGATGGAACAACAGCCCTGTTTGCACTGAGTGGGCAGCCAGTCATTGGCCTGGAGCTGATGGTCACCAACCTGCCATCggacccagcccagccccaggctgATGGGGATGATGCCCATGAAGCCCAGCTCCTGGTCATGCTTCCTGACTCACTGCACTACTCAGGGGTCCGGGCCCTGGACCCTGCGGTGAGGACCTGGGGGCAGGATGGGGTGGGGTCTTGAGGGGCTCCAGTAACCCAGACTGACCTTGCCTTCTCTCCCATTCCAGGAGAAGCCACTCTGCCTGTCCAATGAGAATGCCTCCCATGTTGAGTGTGAGCTGGGGAACCCCATGAAGAGAGGTGCCCAGGTTGGCACATCTGCCCTTATCCCTACTTGAGTAGCCTCTCCATAAGCCCGTAGACCACCCCTGACTCTAATCTCTTTCCACCCTTGGCCTAGGTCACCTTCTACCTCATCCTTAGCACCTCAGGGATCAGCATTGAGACCACGGAACTGGAGGTAGAGCTGCTGTTGGCCACGTAAGCCAGGCGGGGCCGGAGGGGTGAGGTGGGGGTAGTCATATTGACCTCATCTGACCCCTTGGGAGGTGCCTGTGCCTGATGCCCATACTTGCCCCTGCCCACTCACCAGGATCAGTGAGCAGGAGCTGCATCCAGTCTCTGCACGAGCCCGTGTCTTCATTGAGCTGCCACTGTCCATTGCAGGGTGAGCCTGGCCCAAGGGGGCACCTCCATTGGAGGGAGGGGGCATTGACATTTCCAAACCTTGGCCAGGGCCCTGCCTTCATTGAGCCAGGCCCCAGACCTTCTCACCCCTGTTCTGACCTCTCCATGCCAGAATGGCCATTCCCCAGCAACTCTTCTTCTCTGGTGTGGTGAGGGGCGAGAGAGCCATGCAGTCTGAGCGGGATGTGGGCAGCAAGGTCAAGTATGAGGTCACGGTAAGTGTCAGGGATGAGGCCCCTCCATGGTCACCCTCCCTCCTTGGCACAGAGGAGAGGCTGAGCTGtgtccccagggctggggctcttCTACCATGTGGCAGCATGCAGTTTGAGGCCTCTGTCCTGCATATGGACCTTGGCTGTGGGAAGGTGTTCCTGCTGGGGCCTCATTTGACCATTTCCTGGTCATTCTGTCTGGCTGTCTCACCTGCTGGTGTGGTAGGCCATGAGAGTCCAGGGAAGCTTCTCTGCTGTGGGCCTCAGCTGGGGGATGGGAACATGGGGCAGGGGGTTAATGTCTCGCCTTTGCTTGGCTGGGGCCTCTCCTCACACCTTCCAGGGACACTTCCAGGGTTTCCCGGATTTGGTGGGTGGAGAGAATGGTGCCTGGCAGGGTCTAGGATCCTGAGTATTTGTTGAAATTGTGTTTCCTGAGGGCCTTCTCTTCAGCCCTTGTTCCTTCCATCTCTGTGGATTTAGGATCCACTTGAAAGCTGAGttccttggctgggcacggtggctcatgcctgtaatcacagcactacaggaggccaaggtggcaggatcacttgagcccaggagttagagacaagcctgggcaacatagatcctgtctctacaaaaaattaaaaaaaaaaaaaaaagaaaaactgaggtcTCTCCCCTCATACTCTCTTTTTCCCACAGGTTTCCAACCAAGGCCAGTCGCTCAGAACCCTGGGCTCTGCCTTCCTCAACATCATGTGGCCTCATGAGATTGCCAATGGGAAGTGGTTGCTGTACCCAATGCGGGTTGAGCTGGAGGGCGGGCAGGGGCCTGGGCAGAAAGGGCTTTGCTCTCCCAGGCCCAACATCCTCCACCTGGTGAGGCTTAGGTGGGGGTGGGCGTTAGATGTTGGGACAGATGTTATGGGGAGTAAGGGTAGTGAGTGCAGTGATGGGGCAGGAGGAAGGCGGTGGGGAGGAGATTCGATCTTAGCACTGCTGTGATTGGAGGGACACTCACTAAGACCCCCCTTCCGTGTCCAGGATGTGGACAGTAGGGATAGGAGGCGGCGGGAGCTGGAGCCACCTGAGCAGCAGGAGTCTGGTGAGCGGCAGGAGCCCAGCATGTCCTGGTGGCCAGTGTCCTCTgctgagaagaagaaaaacatcacCCTGGTGAGGGCAGGCCAGACTCGGTGCAGCCAGAGCTCCGGGGTGCTGCGTGTCCAGGAAGGGTAGCCTGTTGAGACACATGATGGTCTGGGTGCAAGTTGACCAGATGTTCCCATCACAATTCATAGGAGGGGGTGCCCGGGAGGCAGCTACTGACACTGCAGACCCCCTTCCTGCTCAGCCCCTGCAATTGCTCACTCTAGAACAGGTCACTCCACCTGAAGCCAGTTAGTTAGCCAAGCAATTGATTCACATTACGTTTATATAAAGCATTACATTTTATACGTGATGGGATGGGGTTAGCCCATCCTCACACTTTGAGGTCTGTTTGTCGTTCTTTTGAACTCTTACAAGATAAAAAAGTCAATTTGTGTAAGGACACTTGCTTGATTTTTACAGTATTAAAAATGTtaagttcttttttgttgttgttgagacggagtcttgctctgtcaccaaggctagagtgcagtggcacgatctcagctcactgcaacctctgcctctctggttcaagcaattctccttcctcggccttctaagtagctgggactacaggtgcatgccaccacacccggctgatttttgtatctttagtagagacggggtttcaccatgttggccaggctggctggtctcgaactcctaaccttgagcgatctgtctgcctcggcctcccaaagtgctgggattataggcctgagccacgcGCTCAGCAAAAACACTAAATTCTAAAAGTTCTAATAATTAAGACAACAGTATATTATATGTGATTTATTAAGTTTACCCCTTTTGAGCAGTTTTGCTTTCCCCTTTTCTGCTTGTTTTGCAGAGTTGTGTTGTTTAGGTGAAGGTATTGAGCAGATCCGCACATGCTCTGTGCCCCTCCCTGCTAGGATGGGGCTCGCAGTGAGAATGTGGTGGGGACTTAGATTAGGAGGTCTTTGGCTTGATTGTAAGGAGGTGGAGGTAAACCCCAGGTAGAGCCAAGGAGATCCTTTGCAGGGGAATGTCAGCAGCTGCTGCAGTCCCTGCTTTGGGCCCTCAGCTCCCCTGGGAGCATGGCATGAGGCAAACTGAAGAACGTCAGGGGATGTAGGAACCCATGTCATGGCTGTTGCTCTATTACATGGATAATCCTCCCTTCTCCACGTGACCGATTTCCTCTGAGAGGCCTCCCTTTTAAATGGGAACTTTGAAAtagattctttttgttttcatgttaaaatgtattgatttatttaaatgacaaaaattatatttatcatgtataatacaatgttttgaaatatgtatatactgTGGAATGGCTatattgagctaattaacatatgcatcacctcacatacttatttttgtggtaagaacacttaaaatctattctcttagtgATTCTCAGGAATACAATATgttgttattaactacagtccCCATGTTGTGCATTAGATCTCTTAAATAGATATCTCttccttctgtctaactgaaactttgtatcttttgaccaCCATCTCCTCCATCTCCCCAGCCACACCCCGCCTCCACtccagccctaggtaacaactattctactctctacttctatgagttcaactttcagattccacatataagtgagataatgcagtatttatctttctgagtCTGGCTTACtttgcttaacataatgtctaaagtagattcttttttattttattttatttttttattttttattttttaattttattattattatactttaagttttagggtacatgtgcacaatgcgcaggttagttacatatgtatacatgtgccatgctggtgtgctgcacccattaactcgtcatttagcattaggtatatctcctaaagctatccctccctgctgcccccaccccacaacagtccccagagtgtgatgttccccttcctgtgtccatgtgttctcattgttcaattcccacctatgagtgagaatatgcggtgtttggttttttgttcttgtgatagtttactgagaatgatgatttccaatttcatccatgtccctacaaaggacatgaactcatcattttttatggctgcatagtattccatggtgtatatgtgccacattttcttaatccagtctatcattgttggacatttgggttggttccaagtctttgctattgtgaatagtgccgcaataaacatacgtgtgcatgtgtctttatagcagcatgatttatagtcctttgggtatatacccagtaatgggatggctgggtcaaatggtatttctagttctagatccctgaggaattgccacactgacttccacaaggtttgaactagtttacagtcccaccaacagtgtaaaagtgttcctatttctctacatcctctccagcacctgttgtttcctgactttttaatgattgccattctaactggtgtgagatggtatctcattgtggttttgatttgcatttctctgatggccagtgatggtgagcattttttcatgtgttttttggctgcataaatgtcttcttttgagaagtatctgttcatgtcctttgcccactttttgatggggttgtttgttttgttcttgtaaatttgtttgagttcattgtagattctggatattagccctttgtcagatgagtaggttgcgaaaattttctcccattttgtaggttgcctgttcactccgatgatagtttcttttgctgtgcagaagctctttagtttaattagatcccatttgtcaattttgtcttttgttgccattgcttttggtgttttagacatgaagtccttgcccatgcctatgtcctgaatggtaatgcctaggttttcttctagggtttttatggtttatgtctaacatttaagtctttaatctatcttgaattaatttttgtataaggtgttaggaagggatccagtttcagctttctacatatggctagccagttttcccagcaccatttattaaatagggaatcctttccccgctgcttgtttttctcaggtttgtcaaagatcagatagttgtagatatgtggtgttatttctgagggctctgttctgttccattgatctatatctctgttttggtactagtactaAAGTAGATTCTTTTACAAAAAAGGCAGAAGGCCTTGCTTTTAGACAGCTTGGCTAAGGATTCTTGAATGGCTCAAAAGTGGCAAAATAAAAGATAACTCAAATAATTCAGACACTCTTAAAGCCATTCTTCTGTGTCTGGATCGTGGTGTGATGAATATAACATAACTTTCAGGCAAATGGGTCGTGAGGTGGTGATTGGGCCAAATGGATTTAGGTCAGTCCTGGAAAGAACAGAGCCTGAGTCCCCTGTCTCCCCAGGAGCTCCTGAGgctacctcctcctccttcagcgAGTTTGGGTTTAGGGCAGGGGTGTGGCTTTGCCGAATATGGACCTGAGTTCAAATATTTGCTCCACCACTCATTAGCTTTGCTAGTGCTGTGACCTGAGGCAGGTCGCTTGGCCTCCTTGGGCctcctcagtttcttcctttgaaaaatgaggatgataatgtGCACCTTGTAGGACTATTGCGAAGCTTAAGTGAGATAAGTGCCCGACaagtagtaggtgctcaataaatgggaCTGTCATTAGGTAACATAAGCATCACTTGGGGAAgctactctgcctgtgctgtcAAGTAAGAGATTCCCTTCCATGCTGCCCCCTCCACGCATTTCAAAGCTGAATAGCTTAGATTTGGGGCAGGCAGCTATTTTGGATATAAGATTAGTTtgagaagacttcctggaggaggggagtTTGAGGTCAAGTAAGGAAAATGGGAGAGATGGCAGTCTCAGCAGGGTCGAGCTGAGTGGCTTAGACCCCTGTCTGTCCTTATCCCTAGGACTGCGCCCGGGGCACGGCCAACTGTGTGGTGTTCAGCTGCCCACTCTACAGCTTTGACCGCGCGGCTGTGCTGCATGTCTGGGGCCGTCTCTGGAACAGCACCTTTCTGGAGGTGAGGATACCACTCAGCTCTAGTCTGTGTTTCTTCTTCCTCCAAAGCCCCTCCAGGActcatttctcctcctccttcctcactgTCCAAATGCagcatccctttttttttttttttttttttggagacggagtcttcctttgtcccccaggctggagtgcagtggcgcgatctcagctcactgcaacctctgcctcccaggttcaagaggttctcctgcctcagcctcctgagtagctgagattacaggcacgtgccaccacacccggtatttttgtatttttcatagagacggggttttgccatgttggccaggctgatctcaaactcctgacctcaggtgatccaccctccttggcctcccaaagtgctgggattacaggtgtgagccactgcgcccagcccaaacgCAGCATACTCTTAACCCAAACCAGGCAGAAACATCCTCTGTGTTGGGCACCATTACATTTATAGTTTCAGGAGgtaaggggaagggagggagacatGGGGCATTTAGGAGAAGGGTCTCCTTCCCTGTTCCCTTAGGAGTACTCAGCTGTGAAGTCCCTGGAAGTGATTGTCCGGGCCAACATCACAGTGAAGTCCTCCATAAAGAACTTGATGCTCCGAGATGCCTCCATAGTGGTGAGCTGCAGGGTTGGGGGATAGGTGGGGAGGACTCTCTTCTTTCCTGCTCCCTCCAGTTCTTGTTCCATTGACCTCTTGCTCCATTGACCCCTTGCTCCCCAGATCCCAGTGATGGTATACTTGGACCCCATGGCTGTGGTGGCAGAAGGAGTGCCCTGGTGGGTCATCCTCCTGGCTGTACTGGCTGGGCTGCTGGTGCTAGCACTGCTGGTGCTACTCCTGTGGAAGGTGAGGCTTGGAGGTGGGGCTGATGGGGGTGGACTTCCTGGTTGGGTGAGCAGCATTTTGTATTGTGGTTCTGTCACCCACCCACACACTCATGTATTCAGCAAATCTGCACTGAACACTTGCCCTGCATGTCTCAGGAACTCTATTAGTCCCTGGATGTTTCAAAGATAAATCAgatgcaggctgggtgcagtggctcatgcctggaatctcagcactttgggaggcctaggcagatggatcacttgaggtcaggagttcgagaccagcctggacaacatggtgaaaccccatctctacttaaaatacaaaattagctgggcgtggtggcacgcacctgtagatccagctacttgggaggctgaggcaggagaatcgattgaactcGAAaggtggggttgcagtgagccgagatggcgccattgcactccagcctgggtgacagagcgagactccatctcaaaaaaaaaaaaaaaaaaaaaaagccgggcatggtggctcatgcctgtaatcccagcactttgggaggctgaggtgagtggatcacctgaggtcaggagttcaagaccaagctggccaacatggtgaaatcctgtctctattaaaaatacaaacaaataaaaaaaattagctgggcatggtggggggtgcctgtaatcccagctacttgggaggctgagacaggagaatcgcttgaacccgggaggtggaggttgcagtgagccaagattgcgccactgcactgcaacctgggggACTGAGCaggactcttgtctcaaaaaaaaaaaaaaaaaaaaaaaaaaagaaatcagatgcAGATCTCGTTCTCAGGGATTTTATAGTCCAGTGGGATGGGAGTGGTGAGCCTGTAGTCAAGGACAAGGCAGGAAGTATTGAGTTGAGAAAATGGAGTGGGAGTTTAGAGGGAAAAAAGCTTGAGAGGAGGTAGCACTGGAACCAGTCCTTAGAGGAAGTTGGGGTAGTAGGGTCAGGATGTAAGGGGATGAGGTAGGTGGGGTCCAGCAGGACCATGGTAGGCAAAGTCGTGGAGGCAGAGAAGTGTGATCTGACTTAACTAGAATGTGGCAGTGAAAACTGGAAAGGTAAATGTGGCCAAGAAGGCCAACAAGCACGGAGAACGGCCTCCAGGGAACTGCCCTCATGGCGGAACTCAGAGCTTCCACATACCAGGCTCTGCATGGAAGCATTCTTGTACACCCAGAGCTGTATACCAAATCATATTGGTATCCAGGGCTCAATGTAAAAGTATGCACATGCACACGTCAGTACACGGAATCACATACATCACCGGGGTCATATGCTGAGCCATCTGCCACATCGGGGGCTGTGTTCAGAACCACACATGTCCTTGGGGCTCTGGAGAACTGCCCCTGCCTGTGCCTGCTCTTTGGGACCAATCAGAGACTGAGCCACCCTTTGGCAAGTGTGAATCATCAGTAGACCAGGCTCTGGAGTGGCATCCAAGCTGCTGGGAACCTTCCCAGTCTTAGGGGAGATTGATGCCTCTGTGAAACTGGTCCCAGGATGCTTGCTCCCTGCTCCCATGGAAGGAAGACAGAGCAGAGATAGGGGCTCCTGTCCTTCCTCAATCTTtccatcctctgcctcctctgcccTGCTTCTCCCTCGACATCCTAGTGTGGCTTCTTCCATCGGAGCAGCCAGAGCTCATCTTTTCCCACCAACTATCACCGGGCCTGTCTGGCTGTGCAGCCTTCAGCCATGGAAGTTGGGGGTCCAGGGACTGTGGGGTAactgttgtgtgtgtgcatgtgtctagtgtgtgtgggtatgtatgtgtgtgaatataaGGAGAATTCCCAGCATTCAGGGGATCAGGAATGTTCAGGGTGAAAAATGAGATTGCATGAGAGTGATACGTGAGGTGAGAGGTAATTAGAAGGGTGCAGATATAAGGGTAAGTCTACACAGCCTGAGGCGTGCACAAAGGGTTGGTGGGCTCTTGGGGTGTGAGCATGTGGGAGTGTGGGGAGGTCGCATGCATGCTTTTTTCTACGGGCATGAGTGTGCAAGGAGATGAATGTGTAAGGAGATGCCATGCAGTCTGAGCATGTAGGAGTCCTGGGCCTCTGAGTGTGAGTGTGCAGGGGCACATTCCCACCCTGGTGTGTAAGGGCCAGCATGGTCCTCATTTAGGGTGGGGCTAGACTACTGTATTGATGGACAAGAGGGTATTGCTGTAAGGGGCGTGCCGCCCAAGGTACAAGTACACAAGGTGCATGTTTATGAGGCTTGAGAGGTATCATTCCAGAGATGCAGGGGACTAGGAAGCCATTTTCTTCCTCAGGTCTTGTTTGTGTTCTGGGGGACACTATTGGGTCTCCTAAGAAGCTAGAGTGGGTACAAATCTGGAGTCAGGTCCTGATGCTCCACCCTCAAGGCCCTCTTTCAGGGGCCAAGGGAGATACCCTTGGTCCTGCCTCTTGGACGCCCTTCTGGTCTCTCTCTTGCTGTGAATGAGAACCTGGGGACACGGCACTGATGGGAGCACCGTGGGTGCTGCCCACCACACCAGATGCTATTCAGCCTATTTCCTTTCTGCCGCAGCAGGGATGGTGAGGGTGAGGAGCTGTGCCGCGCTAGGCATCTGCTCCAGGGACCGCAGCTCTTCAGGCTCCTCATGGTCTGGCCTGGTGTCCTTATAGATGGGATTCTTCAAACGGGCGAAGCACCCCGAGGCCACCGTGCCCCAGTACCATGCGGTGAAGATTCCTCGGGAAGACCGACAGCAGTTCAAGGAGGAGAAGACGGGCACCATCCTGAGGAACAACTGGGGCAGCCCCCGGCGGGAGGGCCCGGATGCACACCCCATCCTGGCTGCCGACGGGCATCCCGAGCTGGGCCCCGATGGGCATCCAGGGCCAGGCACCGCCTAGGTTCCCATGTCCCAGCCTGGCCTGTGGCTGCCCTCCATCCCTTCCCCAGAGATGGCTCCTTGGGATGAAGAGGGTAGAGTGGGCTGCTGGTGTCGCATCAAGATTTGGCAGGATCGGCTTCCTCAGGGGCACAGACCTCTCCCACCCACAAGAACTCCTCCCACCCAACTTCCCCTTAGCGTGCTGTGAGATGAGAGTGGGTAAATCAGGGACAGGGCCATGGGGTAGGGTGAGAAGGGCAGGGGTGTCCTGATGCAAAGGTGGGGAGAAGGGATCCTAATCCCTTCCTCTCCCATTCACCCTGTGTAACAGGACCCCAAGGACCTGCCTCCCCGGAAGTGCCTTAGCCTAGAGGGTCGGGGAGGAGGTTGTGTCACTGACTCAGGCTGCTCCCTCTCTAGTTTCCCCTCTCATCTGACCTTAGTTTGCTGCATCAGTCTAGTGGTTTCGTGGTTTcgtctatttattaaaaaatatttgagaacaaaacctctgcctcttagagtcttgctctggcatcCCCAGCATCTCTGATTCTCCCTGGTGCCCCCAGCTCAGGAAGAAGGTGGTAGTGGGGAGAGAGGGTCAGGGGGGCTTGGCAGGGATGCAGGCACCATGACTTTTGTGACCAGTTCCTAGAGACGCATGGGTGTAGCCTCAGGAGGAAAGCGAGAGGAGCTTTACCATGGGAACGAAGGAAAGGGACAACATTGGGAGGCAAACGTTGGGAGACTAGTCCAGAAACTTGCAGTTGAGGATATAACAGGGTCCTAGTGTTTCCTCCCTGGGTCAGCGTAGAAGTAGAGCTTTTTCACTGTCGAAGACGGGATTGAAGTTAGAGATTGCCCTGGCAGAGGTTGGGGAGAGAGGGACTAGGAGGTGGTACGTGAATGTCTTCTCTCATTCTGCTAGGTCCCTCTCAGTGGAAGGTAGATAGGCTGGTGGGTGGCTTGTTCTAattggaggctggggaaggagcaaATGAGTGCCTTGGAGCTTGGGAAAGATTATTTGACAGCCTTTCCCATGATGTGGGGCCCAACAGGTAGCCACTTCAAGGGAGGGGGCTGTCGTTCCATTTGGATTTCGGAGAACTGGGCGTTCTCAAGATCCTTCCAGGTCTCTCTGGTGAGGCAGCAGCCATCCCCAATGTGTTTCCAG
The sequence above is a segment of the Pan paniscus chromosome 10, NHGRI_mPanPan1-v2.0_pri, whole genome shotgun sequence genome. Coding sequences within it:
- the ITGA7 gene encoding integrin alpha-7 isoform X4 encodes the protein MALPGQQANRTGGLFACPLSLEETDCYRVDIDQGADMQKESKENQWLGVSVRSQGPGGKIVTCAHRYEARQRVDQILETRDMIGRCFVLSQDLAIRDELDGGEWKFCEGRPQGHEQFGFCQQGTAAAFSPDSHYLLFGAPGTYNWKGLLFVTNIDSSDPDQLVYKTLDPADRLPGPAGDLALNSYLGFSIDSGKGLVRAEELSFVAGAPRANHKGAVVILRKDSASRLVPEVMLSGERLTSGFGYSLAVADLNSDGWPDLIVGAPYFFERQEELGGAVYVYLNQGGHWAGISPLRLCGSLDSMFGISLAVLGDLNQDGFPDIAVGAPFDGDGKVFIYHGSSLGVVAKPSQVLEGEAVGIKSFGYSLSGSLDMDGNQYPDLLVGSLADTAVLFRARPILHVSHEVSIAPRSIDLEQPNCAGGHSVCVDLRVCFSYIAVPSSYSPTVALDYVLDADTDRRLRGQVPRVTFLSRNLEEPKHQASGTVWLKHQHDRVCGDAMFQLQENVKDKLRAIVVTLSYSLQTPRLRRQAPGQGLPPVAPILNAHQPSTQRAEIHFLKQGCGEDKICQSNLQLVRARFCTRVSDTEFQPLPMDVDGTTALFALSGQPVIGLELMVTNLPSDPAQPQADGDDAHEAQLLVMLPDSLHYSGVRALDPAEKPLCLSNENASHVECELGNPMKRGAQVTFYLILSTSGISIETTELEVELLLATISEQELHPVSARARVFIELPLSIAGMAIPQQLFFSGVVRGERAMQSERDVGSKVKYEVTVSNQGQSLRTLGSAFLNIMWPHEIANGKWLLYPMRVELEGGQGPGQKGLCSPRPNILHLDVDSRDRRRRELEPPEQQESGERQEPSMSWWPVSSAEKKKNITLDCARGTANCVVFSCPLYSFDRAAVLHVWGRLWNSTFLEEYSAVKSLEVIVRANITVKSSIKNLMLRDASIVIPVMVYLDPMAVVAEGVPWWVILLAVLAGLLVLALLVLLLWKMGFFKRAKHPEATVPQYHAVKIPREDRQQFKEEKTGTILRNNWGSPRREGPDAHPILAADGHPELGPDGHPGPGTA
- the ITGA7 gene encoding integrin alpha-7 isoform X6, translating into MAPFATPMVQALTTTRIQRQAEGFQCWRECGTRRSPFEGKETCAHRYEARQRVDQILETRDMIGRCFVLSQDLAIRDELDGGEWKFCEGRPQGHEQFGFCQQGTAAAFSPDSHYLLFGAPGTYNWKGTARVELCAQGSADLAHLDDGPYEAGGEKEQDPRLIPVPANSYFGFSIDSGKGLVRAEELSFVAGAPRANHKGAVVILRKDSASRLVPEVMLSGERLTSGFGYSLAVADLNSDGWPDLIVGAPYFFERQEELGGAVYVYLNQGGHWAGISPLRLCGSLDSMFGISLAVLGDLNQDGFPDIAVGAPFDGDGKVFIYHGSSLGVVAKPSQVLEGEAVGIKSFGYSLSGSLDMDGNQYPDLLVGSLADTAVLFRARPILHVSHEVSIAPRSIDLEQPNCAGGHSVCVDLRVCFSYIAVPSSYSPTVALDYVLDADTDRRLRGQVPRVTFLSRNLEEPKHQASGTVWLKHQHDRVCGDAMFQLQENVKDKLRAIVVTLSYSLQTPRLRRQAPGQGLPPVAPILNAHQPSTQRAEIHFLKQGCGEDKICQSNLQLVRARFCTRVSDTEFQPLPMDVDGTTALFALSGQPVIGLELMVTNLPSDPAQPQADGDDAHEAQLLVMLPDSLHYSGVRALDPAEKPLCLSNENASHVECELGNPMKRGAQVTFYLILSTSGISIETTELEVELLLATISEQELHPVSARARVFIELPLSIAGMAIPQQLFFSGVVRGERAMQSERDVGSKVKYEVTVSNQGQSLRTLGSAFLNIMWPHEIANGKWLLYPMRVELEGGQGPGQKGLCSPRPNILHLDVDSRDRRRRELEPPEQQESGERQEPSMSWWPVSSAEKKKNITLDCARGTANCVVFSCPLYSFDRAAVLHVWGRLWNSTFLEEYSAVKSLEVIVRANITVKSSIKNLMLRDASIVIPVMVYLDPMAVVAEGVPWWVILLAVLAGLLVLALLVLLLWKMGFFKRAKHPEATVPQYHAVKIPREDRQQFKEEKTGTILRNNWGSPRREGPDAHPILAADGHPELGPDGHPGPGTA